One segment of Chitinispirillales bacterium ANBcel5 DNA contains the following:
- a CDS encoding SDR family oxidoreductase, whose amino-acid sequence MQEPLHHGSNLDFSPLNEDARLNGAPPSQSQQWPGTDQHLNPLPDHGEQSYVGGGKLEGKVALITGADSGIGKAVAIAFAREGADIAISYLNEHDDARDTKEWVAKAGRKCLLIDGDIQDYDHCKHVVSKTLQQYGRVNILINNAGVHLEQKDFTQISKEQLEQTFKTNVYSFFWITQGIVAQMKSGDSIINVGSVVALKGSKTLVDYGCTKAAIHNLTKSLSQQFSPGGIRVNCVAPGPVWTPLIPATRDINHVGKFGANSFWGRPAQPAEIAPSFVFLASSDSRYCTGEILAPTGQPFTSR is encoded by the coding sequence TGGCGCACCGCCATCCCAGAGCCAGCAGTGGCCGGGAACCGATCAGCATCTTAACCCATTGCCCGATCACGGGGAGCAAAGCTATGTGGGTGGGGGAAAGCTTGAGGGGAAAGTCGCACTGATCACCGGTGCTGACAGCGGAATAGGGAAAGCTGTTGCAATTGCCTTTGCGCGGGAAGGGGCTGATATCGCTATATCCTATCTAAATGAACACGATGATGCCCGGGATACAAAAGAGTGGGTCGCGAAGGCGGGACGCAAGTGCCTTTTAATCGATGGTGATATCCAGGACTATGATCACTGTAAACATGTTGTTTCAAAAACGCTGCAACAGTATGGAAGGGTTAATATTCTAATAAACAATGCTGGGGTACATTTAGAGCAAAAGGATTTTACCCAAATCTCTAAAGAGCAACTGGAGCAAACATTTAAGACAAACGTCTACTCCTTCTTCTGGATCACCCAGGGTATTGTTGCACAGATGAAATCAGGAGACAGTATAATAAATGTTGGCTCAGTAGTGGCTTTGAAGGGAAGTAAAACACTGGTTGATTATGGCTGCACCAAGGCAGCGATTCACAATCTTACCAAATCACTTTCACAGCAGTTTTCCCCCGGTGGGATACGTGTAAACTGTGTTGCACCCGGCCCTGTGTGGACGCCCCTTATTCCCGCGACAAGGGATATAAACCATGTGGGGAAATTTGGTGCCAACTCATTCTGGGGCCGCCCTGCGCAACCGGCAGAAATCGCGCCCAGTTTTGTGTTTCTGGCATCCAGTGACAGCAGATACTGCACAGGAGAGATACTTGCTCCCACAGGACAACCATTTACCAGCAGATAA
- a CDS encoding SDR family oxidoreductase: MKENLHHGSNLDFNPLSNDASIQHPPQPQSQQWPGTEQHMEPRADHGENSYMGGGKLQGKVALITGGDSGIGRAVAIAYAREGADVVISYFNEHEDAQDTVHWVEKAGRHCMALSGDIRDPQFCHNLVERSVRKFGGINILVNNAAIHIEKKDFMEITPEQLDQTFQTNIMSFFWTTQATLSQMKAGDSIINVGSVVAMMGYPQLIDYSCTKAAIHNLTYSLAQQLAPKGIRVNCVAPGPVWTPLIPSTRERKEVEQFGSESLWGRPAQPAEIAPSFVFLASSDSRYYTGEIIAPTGMPVTSR; the protein is encoded by the coding sequence ATGAAAGAAAACCTTCACCATGGATCAAACCTTGATTTCAACCCCTTAAGTAACGATGCATCGATACAACACCCCCCGCAGCCCCAGTCACAGCAGTGGCCCGGAACTGAACAGCATATGGAACCCCGGGCCGATCATGGCGAAAACTCCTATATGGGTGGCGGGAAACTTCAGGGCAAAGTGGCACTGATCACCGGGGGGGACAGTGGGATCGGGCGTGCGGTTGCTATTGCCTATGCAAGAGAGGGAGCCGATGTGGTGATCTCCTACTTTAATGAACACGAGGATGCCCAGGATACGGTTCATTGGGTTGAAAAAGCGGGACGCCATTGTATGGCTTTAAGCGGCGACATAAGAGATCCACAGTTTTGCCATAACTTAGTGGAACGCAGTGTTCGTAAATTTGGCGGTATAAACATTCTTGTCAATAACGCCGCTATCCATATAGAGAAAAAAGATTTTATGGAGATAACTCCCGAACAACTTGATCAAACATTTCAAACCAACATAATGTCGTTTTTCTGGACCACTCAGGCCACCCTTTCACAGATGAAGGCCGGTGACAGTATAATAAATGTGGGTTCAGTGGTGGCAATGATGGGGTATCCTCAGCTAATCGATTATAGCTGCACCAAAGCTGCTATTCATAATTTAACCTACTCTCTGGCACAGCAGCTTGCGCCAAAGGGCATACGGGTAAACTGTGTGGCTCCCGGGCCGGTGTGGACGCCGCTTATCCCCTCCACAAGAGAGCGAAAGGAAGTTGAACAGTTTGGCTCAGAGTCACTGTGGGGGCGCCCTGCACAACCTGCCGAAATAGCACCAAGCTTTGTTTTTCTTGCCTCTTCCGATTCACGATACTATACCGGGGAGATTATCGCGCCAACCGGAATGCCTGTAACAAGCAGATAA